GGACAACTCATTTGAATTTGAAAAACGTAGAAACGAACCTGTGAAATACCAGCGAGAGCTATGGAATAAAACTATTGATGCCATGAAGAGGGTTGAAGAGATCAAACAGAAACGGCAGGCTACGTTTATAATGAACAggctgaagaaaaacaaagagctaCAGAAGGTTCAGGATATCAAAGAAGTCAAACAGAACATCCATCTTATCCGGGCTCCTCTTGCAGGCAAAGGAAAGCAGCTGGAGGAGAAAATGGTCCAGCAGCTACAGGAGGATGTGGACATGGAGAACGCTGCCTAGCGGTGCCGCCTGCAGCCAGCCCCGTGCACACTGGAAGCCAGTGGAGACTGCGTCCCTAAGTTATTGATGGTTACATGATGTCCCCCAGGCAAAGGTGACTCACGTGCTTCTCTCCA
The DNA window shown above is from Arvicola amphibius unplaced genomic scaffold, mArvAmp1.2, whole genome shotgun sequence and carries:
- the LOC119805761 gene encoding probable ribosome biogenesis protein RLP24 gives rise to the protein MRIEKCYFCSGSIYPGHGMMFVRNDCKVFRFCKSKCHRNFKKKRNPRKVRWTKAFRKTAGKELMVDNSFEFEKRRNEPVKYQRELWNKTIDAMKRVEEIKQKRQATFIMNRLKKNKELQKVQDIKEVKQNIHLIRAPLAGKGKQLEEKMVQQLQEDVDMENAA